The following coding sequences lie in one Myxococcus xanthus genomic window:
- the tsaB gene encoding tRNA (adenosine(37)-N6)-threonylcarbamoyltransferase complex dimerization subunit type 1 TsaB, whose translation MFLSLDTSTLTLSLALVERAPDGALRTLEHVVVGPPRKQSELLPGIVGELLERHGVTLPALEGLVVGLGPGSFTGLRIGLATAKSLAYATKLKVAGASSLAAVALEGPEGVPLYCLAVARKDDLYLGAYVRQGGTVEPLEPETAMSPAEVAARMAAEPRAVALGPALVDYRAALESQGVAPHRLLAAPAFPSAVALAQLARFPESQPLEALFAMEPHYVRASEPERNPKFPPLPGPAPTARLKED comes from the coding sequence ATGTTTCTCTCGCTGGACACCTCGACGTTGACGTTGTCGCTGGCCCTGGTGGAGCGAGCGCCGGATGGCGCGCTGCGCACGCTGGAGCACGTGGTGGTGGGTCCGCCGCGGAAGCAGAGCGAGCTGCTGCCCGGCATCGTCGGGGAGCTGCTTGAACGCCATGGCGTCACGCTGCCCGCCCTGGAGGGGCTGGTGGTGGGCCTGGGGCCGGGCTCCTTCACGGGGCTGCGCATCGGCCTGGCGACGGCGAAGTCGCTGGCCTACGCGACGAAGCTGAAGGTGGCCGGGGCCTCGTCGCTGGCGGCGGTGGCGCTGGAGGGTCCCGAGGGCGTGCCGCTGTACTGCCTGGCGGTGGCGCGCAAGGACGACCTGTACCTGGGGGCCTACGTGCGTCAGGGCGGGACGGTGGAGCCGCTGGAGCCGGAGACGGCCATGTCACCCGCGGAGGTGGCCGCGCGCATGGCCGCCGAGCCCCGGGCCGTGGCGCTGGGGCCCGCGCTGGTGGACTACCGCGCCGCCCTGGAGTCGCAGGGCGTGGCGCCACACCGGCTGCTGGCGGCGCCGGCCTTCCCGTCGGCGGTGGCGCTGGCTCAGCTGGCGCGCTTCCCCGAATCCCAGCCGCTGGAGGCGCTCTTCGCCATGGAGCCGCACTACGTGCGGGCCTCGGAGCCGGAGCGCAACCCGAAGTTCCCGCCGCTGCCCGGGCCGGCCCCCACCGCACGGTTGAAGGAAGACTGA
- a CDS encoding aspartate-semialdehyde dehydrogenase yields MRDDLTIGVVGATGVVGREVLAALYAQDVPAEQVRVFGSERSKGMEVEYGEDSLEVEQATPDAFRGVKLVLLATPAEASRKLAPAAQAAGAWVVDASNAFRGDGNVPMVLPGFNTDVLGAGFTIKGRIVCLPGAVTTAAVHVVEPLRKAFGVTRAQVTALMAASSAGVRGVAELEKQTADLLSGREPEPHAFPHRVGFNLVPQVGGFMVNSPWTEEEGGWTLEAARLFSSKGDVPVIAGTAVQVPTFYGHGLTLNVQLKKAGPVEQVRAALKTSGALKVLDVPGERVYPMPMLVTSDPAVHVGRVRAFPQAPEWVTLFASVDNASRGAALNLVEAGLRLAERPA; encoded by the coding sequence ATGAGAGACGACTTGACGATTGGCGTGGTGGGCGCGACGGGCGTGGTGGGCCGCGAGGTGCTCGCCGCGCTGTACGCGCAGGACGTGCCCGCCGAACAGGTGCGCGTCTTCGGCTCCGAGCGCTCCAAGGGCATGGAGGTGGAGTACGGCGAGGACTCGCTCGAGGTGGAGCAGGCGACGCCGGACGCCTTCCGGGGCGTGAAGCTGGTGCTGCTGGCCACGCCCGCCGAGGCCTCTCGCAAGCTGGCTCCGGCGGCGCAGGCGGCGGGCGCGTGGGTGGTGGACGCCAGCAATGCCTTCCGGGGTGACGGCAATGTCCCCATGGTGCTGCCGGGCTTCAACACGGACGTGCTGGGCGCGGGCTTCACCATCAAGGGCCGCATCGTGTGTCTGCCGGGCGCCGTGACGACCGCCGCGGTGCACGTGGTGGAGCCACTGCGGAAGGCCTTCGGCGTAACGCGCGCGCAGGTGACGGCGCTGATGGCGGCGTCCAGCGCGGGTGTGCGCGGTGTGGCGGAGCTGGAGAAGCAGACCGCGGACCTGCTGTCGGGCCGCGAGCCGGAGCCGCACGCCTTTCCCCACCGCGTGGGGTTCAACCTGGTGCCCCAGGTGGGCGGCTTCATGGTGAATTCACCCTGGACGGAGGAGGAGGGCGGCTGGACGCTGGAGGCGGCCCGGCTCTTCTCGTCCAAGGGGGATGTGCCCGTCATCGCCGGGACGGCGGTGCAGGTGCCGACCTTCTACGGCCATGGCCTCACCCTCAACGTGCAGCTCAAGAAGGCGGGCCCGGTGGAGCAGGTGCGCGCGGCCCTCAAGACGTCCGGGGCCTTGAAGGTGCTGGATGTGCCCGGTGAGCGTGTGTACCCCATGCCCATGCTCGTCACGTCCGACCCGGCGGTCCATGTGGGCCGGGTGCGCGCATTCCCCCAGGCGCCGGAGTGGGTGACGCTCTTCGCCTCGGTGGACAACGCCAGCCGGGGCGCCGCCCTCAACCTGGTGGAGGCCGGACTCCGCCTGGCCGAGCGCCCCGCCTGA
- a CDS encoding septal ring lytic transglycosylase RlpA family protein, translating into MRGIAVSGLLCLGFTSACASRAARPDPVEEPVRPSKSPKSRGGTPGVARREQMPRSYLGEGLASFYGPGLHGRPTASGERFDQEAMTAAHRKLRFGSCLRVVNMENGRAVKVRVNDRGPFIDGRIVDLSKGAARKLDMLDKGVVRVRLYRCEDRVSEIPQAMWAAPV; encoded by the coding sequence ATGCGAGGAATCGCCGTTTCCGGACTGCTCTGCTTGGGTTTCACCTCCGCGTGCGCCTCGCGCGCGGCCAGGCCCGACCCGGTGGAGGAACCCGTCCGCCCGTCGAAGTCGCCGAAGTCCCGCGGTGGTACGCCCGGCGTGGCGCGGCGTGAACAGATGCCGCGCTCGTACCTGGGCGAAGGGTTGGCCTCGTTCTATGGCCCCGGCCTGCACGGGCGGCCCACCGCGAGCGGGGAGCGCTTCGACCAGGAGGCGATGACGGCCGCGCACCGCAAGCTGCGCTTCGGCTCGTGCCTGCGCGTGGTGAACATGGAGAACGGCCGCGCGGTGAAGGTGCGCGTGAATGACCGGGGGCCCTTCATCGACGGGCGCATCGTGGACCTGTCCAAGGGCGCCGCCCGGAAGCTGGACATGCTGGACAAGGGCGTGGTGCGCGTCCGGCTGTACCGCTGCGAGGACCGGGTGTCGGAGATTCCGCAGGCAATGTGGGCCGCGCCGGTGTAG